A section of the Vespa velutina chromosome 6, iVesVel2.1, whole genome shotgun sequence genome encodes:
- the LOC124950144 gene encoding anaphase-promoting complex subunit 1 isoform X3, translating into MKYVHYLLSMIVFTSSEPSLAVIYDEKTGLHSVYKIRKALIEECQMVCRNNETTQSLFNFSTSASPLNIGSNMSANKNYSNKSHINMFGIVNPHLSNVGGGYGIPNSPFGSRGTSYTTTGSCGQSPSQVQQQHSRSQSPMATISRCQSPTHSGFSPLLGIPNTIINHHSRLHQMVMGTTLNHTQNSPAGNGSSIQLQDAITPSKPLYPEICLDHLWTENVGVPKDILPGRASKVLLTSDFVGQSYLGYLVPTRSQFFLVRLEKTNKQQHIIFGMVTSIIAKDAVSLPSLHMIAIIDSSNSIVLYSGTTCVGKLHVSSILPNLTCKYFVSNINHKLGSPFPRRSSLISQNCGNSHEIRFEEALHLLSPVGGTCAQPPILLENSVLDLNLVGLKDAVGNKITLEYGNKSYFRITLPTCSTSPLVTKCLKTLRSVLQKDLAMQLLVKWYGARNAPGPQDFSPVQEWYLFLVVLFTLLGYDVEKLQLIQNNEKDQFTERNSPMVVPKKQKTSDNGSNDDWMYVINSIKSKNSQSFISDILGLTKFSNTHDTLSSKNAELKTTGRINCQAILFSYLPLILFSLHLLYEELKLDCVMSESLPLLAQLLYQLSTDLKFDTYAHHYFLDFPMLHYLKKTVSQISDTDLQKITTPNYISLKPPDIFKTLNNLLIGANVVPFPYIYHVNPRARNIVYLTTLVANENKTDKLEMDKFVKLIIPAGSRVDFQESRNKFDRDMPKKLQQPTIENIVLLYYEMGMKKEDLETLPPGVSLILKDVMHRCRERPPSNWPANVYELVDRQDLAALGTHLNSLHMNDPNDNDGKNYLTKDLDQDDGMEFDDNILKLRFNKDHRVAEVRRLLNSSKPVRIAIIQRPDVSDHEFIEEQERHLHALCTRTMALPVARGMFTLRTSTPIITEQLPIPRLCLTGKAPPRGTTVELAHIDVPPNMNLWPLFHNGVAAGLRIHPNASNIDSTWIVYNKQQQGEFGIEHSGFLMALGLNGHLKNLAPFSMYEYLVECHEATSVGLLLGLSATHRATMDVSMTKLLSLHVETLLPPTSIELNVPQNVQVAALMGVGLVYQGTAHRHISHALLSEIGRPPGPEMKNCVDRESYSLTAGLALGLVVLGCGGATDLASIPDTLHYYMVGGHVRPFTGAQKDKYKSPSYQIREGDSINIDVTSPGATLALGLMYFNTGNRAVAEWMQAPDTQYLLDFVRPDFLLLRILAKSLILWNEIQPTKSWVSNHVPNIVYKYRLQKPTPGITQNVDLETMNQAYCNIIAGACMALGLKYAGTANKNAFRTLFNYAQMFTALSHKTIAELAGKSTIETCLNVILLSTAVVMAGTGDLEIMRICRHVRTRVGPTSSVVTYGSHLATHMALGLLFLGGGRYTLSNNPSAIAALVISLFPKFPTHSNDNRYHLQALRHLYVLAVEPRVILPRDIDSGQYCYATVQLTFVDDNETQGQEMVLQAPCLLPQLSSLQKIELKDTRYWEIIFEKNYNWQQFEDMLKRSDSLSVKQRAGCLSYIEDPHGFRSLIAQTLTTEKTFAWTIRPEYITSFTNDKTVLNIVKYFMQVFKKEKRNYEGNMKVILHGNTSKTKHDYFSKNLNNVTSTISSNWNEQSEHSQGMEITEMSSALKNINYVPETEETCYGITEFEQNFLQTFAVIVYECVIKDKVGLLPSWVSMVKNMEILEKQPNSFSIWQIKLLSSQMLHKLSLKESNPLLSAETILAIKQKVSLTLDGWENELIPIIKHYLTTGIIECDLKTLSKMSTYFIFYDVPYYTDNKIFLRPFQQEEMSTISSITLYKLYKIFKTN; encoded by the exons ATGAAATATGTCCACTACTTATTAAGCATG ATTGTCTTTACTAGTTCTGAACCATCATTGGCTGTAATATATGATGAAAAAACTGGATTACATTCTGTGTATAAAATACGGAAAGCTTTGATAGAAGAATGTCAGATGGTTTGTAGAAACAATGAAACAACACAaagtttattcaatttttcaacAAGTGCATCACCATTAAATATTGGTAGTAATATGTCAGCTAATAAGAACTATTCTAATAAAAgtcatataaatatgtttg gCATAGTTAATCCACATTTAAGTAATGTTGGAGGTGGATATGGCATACCAAATAGTCCTTTTGGATCTCGAGGTACTTCATACACTACAACAGGTTCATGTGGTCAATCTCCTTCGCAAGTGCAGCAACAACATTCACGTTCTCAAAGCCCAATGGCTACCATTTCACGTTGTCAATCTCCAACACATTCAGGATTCTCTCCCTTACTTGGAATACctaatacaattataaatcatCATTCACGATTACATCAAATGGTTATGGGAACTACACTAAATCACACACAAAATAGTCCTGCTGGTAATGGTAGTAGCATTCAGCTTCAAGATGCTATTACTCCAAGTAAACCTTTATATCCCGAAATATGTCTTGATCATCTATGGACAGAAAATGTAGGAGTTCCAAA GGATATACTACCAGGACGAGCATCTAAAGTTCTTCTAACATCTGATTTCGTTGGTCAAAGTTATTTAGGATATTTAGTACCAACTAGATCACAATTCTTTTTAGTTCGATTGGAAAAAACTAATAAACAACAACACATTATTTTTGGAATGGTTACAAGTATAATAGCAAAAGATGCAGTTAGTTTGCCA aGTTTACATATGATAGCAATCATTGATTCATCAAATAGTATAGTATTATACTCAGGCACAACATGTGTAGGGAAACTACATGTATCAAGCATTCTTCCAAATCttacatgtaaatattttgtgTCAAATATTAATCACAAGCTCGGTTCTCCGTTTCCACGACGAAGTTCTTTAATTTCGCAAAATTGTGGAAATTCCCATGAAATCAGATTTGAAGAAGCTCTACATCTGTTGAGTCCAGTCGGTGGAACCTGTGCACAACCACCAATTTTGTTAGAAAATTCTGTGCTAGATCTAAATCTTGTTGGTCTGAAAGATGCAGTGGGTAATAAAATTACTCTAGAATATggtaataaaagttatttccGAATTACGTTACCGACTTGTAGTACATCTCCATTAG tTACCAAATGTTTAAAAACATTGCGTAGTGTGTTACAAAAAGACCTTGCAATGCAATTATTAGTAAAGTGGTATGGAGCTCGGAACGCACCAGGTCCACAAGATTTTTCTCCAGTACAAGAATGGTATCTCTTTCTTGtagttttatttactttattggGATATGACgttgaaaaattacaattaatacaaaataatgaaaaagatcaaTTTACTGAACGGAACAGTCCAATGGTTGTtccaaaaaaacaaaagaccAGTGATAATGGATCCAATGATGATTGGATGTAcgtaataaattctattaaatctaaaaattcTCAAAGTTTTATTTCTGATATACTAGGATTgacaaaattttctaatacacATGATACATTATCTTCAAAAAATGCTGAATTAAAGACTACAGGAAGAATAAATTGTCaagcaattttattttcatatcttcCTCTTATTCTATTCTCATtgcatttattatatgaagaattaaaattagattGTGTAATGTCAGAAAGCTTACCATTACTTGCTCagttattatatcaattaagcACAGACTTAAAGTTTGATACTTATgctcatcattattttcttgattttccaATGCtacattatttaaagaaaacagTATCTCAAATAAGTGATACAGATCTACAGAAAATAACTACACCAAATTATATCAGCTTAAAGCCACCAGATATATTCAAAACGTTAAATAACTTACTAATTGGTGCAAATGTAGTACCATTTccgtatatatatcatgtaaaCCCTCGAGCAAGAAACATAGTATATTTAACTACACTAGTAgcaaatgaaaacaaaactGATAAACTAGAAATggataaatttgtaaaattgataataccAGCTGGAAGTCGTGTAGATTTCCAAGAAAGCAGGAATAAATTTGATAGAGATATGCCAAAAAAATTACAACAACCAACAATAGAAAACAttgtgttattatattatgaaatgg gaatgaagaaagaagatttagAAACTTTACCACCAGGagtatctttaatattaaaggATGTTATGCACAGATGTAGAGAACGTCCACCATCTAATTGGCCGGCGAATGTATATGAATTAGTAGATCGTCAAGATTTGGCTGCATTAGGTAcacatttaaattcattacATATGAACGATcctaatgataatgatggaAAGAACTATCTGACTAAAGATCTGGATCAAGATGATGGAATGGAATTTGatgataat atattaaaactCAGATTTAATAAGGACCATAGAGTGGCTGAAGTACGGCGATTACTTAACTCATCAAAACCTGTAAGAATAGCAATAATACAACGGCCTGATGTGAGTGATCACGAATTTatagaagaacaagaaagacaTTTGCATGCTCTGTGTACAAGAACAATGGCTCTTCCTGTTGCAAGAGGCATGTTTACACTTAGGACTTCAACTCCTATAATTACTGAACAATTACCAATTCCTCGGCTTTGTTTAACAG gTAAAGCACCTCCTCGTGGAACAACAGTAGAATTGGCCCACATAGATGTGCCACCAAACATGAATTTGTGGCCTCTATTTCATAATGGAGTAGCTGCTGGTCTTCGCATTCATCCAAATGCTTCAAACATTGATTCAACTTGGATTGTATACAATAAACAACAGCAAGGCGAATTTGGCATTGAACATTCAGGATTTTTAATGGCACTTGGTTTGAATGGTCATTTAAAGAATTTAGCACCGTTTAGTATGTACGAATATCTTGTTGAATGTCACGAAGCAACTAGTGTTGGTCTTTTGCTTGGCTTATCTGCGACACATCGAGCTACAATGGATGTGTCAATGAcaaaattattgtcattacaTGTTGAAACCTTATTGCCACCAACAAGCATAGAGTTAAATGTTCCACAAAATGTTCAAGTAGCTGCATTAATGGGAGTTGGTTTGGTATATCAAGGAACTGCTCACAGACATATATCACATGCTTTATTATCAGAAATtg gaAGACCACCTGGTccagaaatgaaaaattgcgTTGATCGAGAATCGTATTCTTTAACGGCAGGTTTAGCATTAGGATTAGTTGTACTTGGGTGTGGTGGTGCTACTGATCTTGCTAGTATACCTGATACTTTACATTATTACATGGTTGGTGGACATGTACGGCCTTTTACTGGAGCACAAAAGGATAAGTACAAATCACCAAG TTATCAAATACGTGAAGGAGATTCTATCAATATTGATGTAACAAGTCCTGGTGCAACATTAGCTTTAGGCCTTATGTACTTCAATACAGGAAATCGAGCTGTAGCTGAATGGATGCAAGCACCAGATACACAGTACTTACTTGATTTTGTGAGGCCAGATTTTCTGCTATTAAGAATATTGgctaaatcattaattttatggAATGAAATTCAACCAACTAAATCATGGGTTTCTAATCATGTGCCcaatatcgtttataaatatagattacAAAAGCCCACACCAGGAATTACCCAAAATGTAGATCTAGAAACTATGAA tCAAGCATACTGTAATATTATAGCAGGAGCTTGTATGGCTTTAGGACTGAAATATGCTGGAACTGCAAACAAAAATGCATTTAgaactttatttaattatgctCAAATGTTTACAGCATTATCTCATAAAACAATTGCGGAGTTAGCAGGAAAATCTACTATAGAAACATGTTTAAATGTGATTTTACTTTCCACTGCTGTTGTCATGGCAGGAACAGGTGATTTAGAG atTATGAGAATATGTAGACACGTAAGAACAAGAGTAGGACCTACTAGTAGCGTTGTTACATATGGTTCTCATCTAGCAACACATATGGCTCTTGGTCTTCTTTTCCTTGGTGGTGGTAGATATACTCTTTCAAACAATCCTAGTGCTATAGCTGCTCTAgtgatttctctttttccaaaatttcCAACACATAGCAATGATAACAG ATATCATCTACAAGCTTTGCGACATTTATACGTTCTAGCTGTTGAACCACGTGTAATTTTACCAAGAGATATAGACAGTGGACAATACTGTTATGCTACAGTACAGTTGACATTTGTTGATGACAATGAAACTCAGGGACAAGAAATGGTTCTTCAAGCTCCATGTTTGTTACCACAATTAAGCAGTttacaaaaaatagaattaaaagacACCCGATACTGGGAAatcatatttgaaaaaaattacaattggCAACAATTTGAAGATATGTTGAAGAGAAGTGATTCTTTAAGCGTTAAACAAAGGGCTGGATGTTTATCATATATAGAAGATCctcat gGTTTCAGAAGTTTAATAGCACAAACTTTAACAACAGAAAAAACTTTTGCATGGACTATACGCCCAGAATATATAACATCATTTACAAACGATAAAACAGTATTAAATATAGTAAAGTATTTTATgcaagtatttaaaaaagaaaaaagaaattatgaagGAAATATGAAAGTCATTTTACATGGAAATACAAGTAAAACAAAACACGATTATTTCtctaaaaatttaaataatgtaactTCAACAATAAGCAGTAATTGGAATGAACAATCAGAACATTCTCAAGGAATGGAAATTACAGAAATGTCATctgcattaaaaaatattaattatgttccTGAAACAGAAGAAACTTGCTATGGAATAACAGAgtttgaacaaaattttttacaaacatTTGCAGTAATTGTTTACGAATgtgttattaaagataaagttGGACTTTTACCATCATGGGTAAGCATGGTTAAAAATATggaaattttagaaaaacaaCCGAATAGTTTTTCAATATGGCAAATAAAGCTTTTATCTTCACAAATGTTACATAAGTTATCTTTGAAAGAATCAAATCCACTTCTTAGTGCAGAGACTATACTTGCaattaaacaaaaagtatCACTTACTTTAGATGGATGGGAAAatg aattaatacctataataaaacattatttaacaACTGGAATCATTGAATGTGATTTAAAAACATTATCGAAAATGagtacatatttcattttttatgatGTACCTTATTatacagataataaaatattct tGAGACCATTTCAACAAGAAGAAATGTCTACAATATCAAGCATCACATTGTACAAGTTgtataaaatctttaaaaccAATTAA
- the LOC124950144 gene encoding anaphase-promoting complex subunit 1 isoform X4, translated as MVCRNNETTQSLFNFSTSASPLNIGSNMSANKNYSNKSHINMFGIVNPHLSNVGGGYGIPNSPFGSRGTSYTTTGSCGQSPSQVQQQHSRSQSPMATISRCQSPTHSGFSPLLGIPNTIINHHSRLHQMVMGTTLNHTQNSPAGNGSSIQLQDAITPSKPLYPEICLDHLWTENVGVPKDILPGRASKVLLTSDFVGQSYLGYLVPTRSQFFLVRLEKTNKQQHIIFGMVTSIIAKDAVSLPSLHMIAIIDSSNSIVLYSGTTCVGKLHVSSILPNLTCKYFVSNINHKLGSPFPRRSSLISQNCGNSHEIRFEEALHLLSPVGGTCAQPPILLENSVLDLNLVGLKDAVGNKITLEYGNKSYFRITLPTCSTSPLVTKCLKTLRSVLQKDLAMQLLVKWYGARNAPGPQDFSPVQEWYLFLVVLFTLLGYDVEKLQLIQNNEKDQFTERNSPMVVPKKQKTSDNGSNDDWMYVINSIKSKNSQSFISDILGLTKFSNTHDTLSSKNAELKTTGRINCQAILFSYLPLILFSLHLLYEELKLDCVMSESLPLLAQLLYQLSTDLKFDTYAHHYFLDFPMLHYLKKTVSQISDTDLQKITTPNYISLKPPDIFKTLNNLLIGANVVPFPYIYHVNPRARNIVYLTTLVANENKTDKLEMDKFVKLIIPAGSRVDFQESRNKFDRDMPKKLQQPTIENIVLLYYEMGMKKEDLETLPPGVSLILKDVMHRCRERPPSNWPANVYELVDRQDLAALGTHLNSLHMNDPNDNDGKNYLTKDLDQDDGMEFDDNILKLRFNKDHRVAEVRRLLNSSKPVRIAIIQRPDVSDHEFIEEQERHLHALCTRTMALPVARGMFTLRTSTPIITEQLPIPRLCLTGKAPPRGTTVELAHIDVPPNMNLWPLFHNGVAAGLRIHPNASNIDSTWIVYNKQQQGEFGIEHSGFLMALGLNGHLKNLAPFSMYEYLVECHEATSVGLLLGLSATHRATMDVSMTKLLSLHVETLLPPTSIELNVPQNVQVAALMGVGLVYQGTAHRHISHALLSEIGRPPGPEMKNCVDRESYSLTAGLALGLVVLGCGGATDLASIPDTLHYYMVGGHVRPFTGAQKDKYKSPSYQIREGDSINIDVTSPGATLALGLMYFNTGNRAVAEWMQAPDTQYLLDFVRPDFLLLRILAKSLILWNEIQPTKSWVSNHVPNIVYKYRLQKPTPGITQNVDLETMNQAYCNIIAGACMALGLKYAGTANKNAFRTLFNYAQMFTALSHKTIAELAGKSTIETCLNVILLSTAVVMAGTGDLEIMRICRHVRTRVGPTSSVVTYGSHLATHMALGLLFLGGGRYTLSNNPSAIAALVISLFPKFPTHSNDNRYHLQALRHLYVLAVEPRVILPRDIDSGQYCYATVQLTFVDDNETQGQEMVLQAPCLLPQLSSLQKIELKDTRYWEIIFEKNYNWQQFEDMLKRSDSLSVKQRAGCLSYIEDPHGFRSLIAQTLTTEKTFAWTIRPEYITSFTNDKTVLNIVKYFMQVFKKEKRNYEGNMKVILHGNTSKTKHDYFSKNLNNVTSTISSNWNEQSEHSQGMEITEMSSALKNINYVPETEETCYGITEFEQNFLQTFAVIVYECVIKDKVGLLPSWVSMVKNMEILEKQPNSFSIWQIKLLSSQMLHKLSLKESNPLLSAETILAIKQKVSLTLDGWENELIPIIKHYLTTGIIECDLKTLSKMSTYFIFYDVPYYTDNKIFLRPFQQEEMSTISSITLYKLYKIFKTN; from the exons ATGGTTTGTAGAAACAATGAAACAACACAaagtttattcaatttttcaacAAGTGCATCACCATTAAATATTGGTAGTAATATGTCAGCTAATAAGAACTATTCTAATAAAAgtcatataaatatgtttg gCATAGTTAATCCACATTTAAGTAATGTTGGAGGTGGATATGGCATACCAAATAGTCCTTTTGGATCTCGAGGTACTTCATACACTACAACAGGTTCATGTGGTCAATCTCCTTCGCAAGTGCAGCAACAACATTCACGTTCTCAAAGCCCAATGGCTACCATTTCACGTTGTCAATCTCCAACACATTCAGGATTCTCTCCCTTACTTGGAATACctaatacaattataaatcatCATTCACGATTACATCAAATGGTTATGGGAACTACACTAAATCACACACAAAATAGTCCTGCTGGTAATGGTAGTAGCATTCAGCTTCAAGATGCTATTACTCCAAGTAAACCTTTATATCCCGAAATATGTCTTGATCATCTATGGACAGAAAATGTAGGAGTTCCAAA GGATATACTACCAGGACGAGCATCTAAAGTTCTTCTAACATCTGATTTCGTTGGTCAAAGTTATTTAGGATATTTAGTACCAACTAGATCACAATTCTTTTTAGTTCGATTGGAAAAAACTAATAAACAACAACACATTATTTTTGGAATGGTTACAAGTATAATAGCAAAAGATGCAGTTAGTTTGCCA aGTTTACATATGATAGCAATCATTGATTCATCAAATAGTATAGTATTATACTCAGGCACAACATGTGTAGGGAAACTACATGTATCAAGCATTCTTCCAAATCttacatgtaaatattttgtgTCAAATATTAATCACAAGCTCGGTTCTCCGTTTCCACGACGAAGTTCTTTAATTTCGCAAAATTGTGGAAATTCCCATGAAATCAGATTTGAAGAAGCTCTACATCTGTTGAGTCCAGTCGGTGGAACCTGTGCACAACCACCAATTTTGTTAGAAAATTCTGTGCTAGATCTAAATCTTGTTGGTCTGAAAGATGCAGTGGGTAATAAAATTACTCTAGAATATggtaataaaagttatttccGAATTACGTTACCGACTTGTAGTACATCTCCATTAG tTACCAAATGTTTAAAAACATTGCGTAGTGTGTTACAAAAAGACCTTGCAATGCAATTATTAGTAAAGTGGTATGGAGCTCGGAACGCACCAGGTCCACAAGATTTTTCTCCAGTACAAGAATGGTATCTCTTTCTTGtagttttatttactttattggGATATGACgttgaaaaattacaattaatacaaaataatgaaaaagatcaaTTTACTGAACGGAACAGTCCAATGGTTGTtccaaaaaaacaaaagaccAGTGATAATGGATCCAATGATGATTGGATGTAcgtaataaattctattaaatctaaaaattcTCAAAGTTTTATTTCTGATATACTAGGATTgacaaaattttctaatacacATGATACATTATCTTCAAAAAATGCTGAATTAAAGACTACAGGAAGAATAAATTGTCaagcaattttattttcatatcttcCTCTTATTCTATTCTCATtgcatttattatatgaagaattaaaattagattGTGTAATGTCAGAAAGCTTACCATTACTTGCTCagttattatatcaattaagcACAGACTTAAAGTTTGATACTTATgctcatcattattttcttgattttccaATGCtacattatttaaagaaaacagTATCTCAAATAAGTGATACAGATCTACAGAAAATAACTACACCAAATTATATCAGCTTAAAGCCACCAGATATATTCAAAACGTTAAATAACTTACTAATTGGTGCAAATGTAGTACCATTTccgtatatatatcatgtaaaCCCTCGAGCAAGAAACATAGTATATTTAACTACACTAGTAgcaaatgaaaacaaaactGATAAACTAGAAATggataaatttgtaaaattgataataccAGCTGGAAGTCGTGTAGATTTCCAAGAAAGCAGGAATAAATTTGATAGAGATATGCCAAAAAAATTACAACAACCAACAATAGAAAACAttgtgttattatattatgaaatgg gaatgaagaaagaagatttagAAACTTTACCACCAGGagtatctttaatattaaaggATGTTATGCACAGATGTAGAGAACGTCCACCATCTAATTGGCCGGCGAATGTATATGAATTAGTAGATCGTCAAGATTTGGCTGCATTAGGTAcacatttaaattcattacATATGAACGATcctaatgataatgatggaAAGAACTATCTGACTAAAGATCTGGATCAAGATGATGGAATGGAATTTGatgataat atattaaaactCAGATTTAATAAGGACCATAGAGTGGCTGAAGTACGGCGATTACTTAACTCATCAAAACCTGTAAGAATAGCAATAATACAACGGCCTGATGTGAGTGATCACGAATTTatagaagaacaagaaagacaTTTGCATGCTCTGTGTACAAGAACAATGGCTCTTCCTGTTGCAAGAGGCATGTTTACACTTAGGACTTCAACTCCTATAATTACTGAACAATTACCAATTCCTCGGCTTTGTTTAACAG gTAAAGCACCTCCTCGTGGAACAACAGTAGAATTGGCCCACATAGATGTGCCACCAAACATGAATTTGTGGCCTCTATTTCATAATGGAGTAGCTGCTGGTCTTCGCATTCATCCAAATGCTTCAAACATTGATTCAACTTGGATTGTATACAATAAACAACAGCAAGGCGAATTTGGCATTGAACATTCAGGATTTTTAATGGCACTTGGTTTGAATGGTCATTTAAAGAATTTAGCACCGTTTAGTATGTACGAATATCTTGTTGAATGTCACGAAGCAACTAGTGTTGGTCTTTTGCTTGGCTTATCTGCGACACATCGAGCTACAATGGATGTGTCAATGAcaaaattattgtcattacaTGTTGAAACCTTATTGCCACCAACAAGCATAGAGTTAAATGTTCCACAAAATGTTCAAGTAGCTGCATTAATGGGAGTTGGTTTGGTATATCAAGGAACTGCTCACAGACATATATCACATGCTTTATTATCAGAAATtg gaAGACCACCTGGTccagaaatgaaaaattgcgTTGATCGAGAATCGTATTCTTTAACGGCAGGTTTAGCATTAGGATTAGTTGTACTTGGGTGTGGTGGTGCTACTGATCTTGCTAGTATACCTGATACTTTACATTATTACATGGTTGGTGGACATGTACGGCCTTTTACTGGAGCACAAAAGGATAAGTACAAATCACCAAG TTATCAAATACGTGAAGGAGATTCTATCAATATTGATGTAACAAGTCCTGGTGCAACATTAGCTTTAGGCCTTATGTACTTCAATACAGGAAATCGAGCTGTAGCTGAATGGATGCAAGCACCAGATACACAGTACTTACTTGATTTTGTGAGGCCAGATTTTCTGCTATTAAGAATATTGgctaaatcattaattttatggAATGAAATTCAACCAACTAAATCATGGGTTTCTAATCATGTGCCcaatatcgtttataaatatagattacAAAAGCCCACACCAGGAATTACCCAAAATGTAGATCTAGAAACTATGAA tCAAGCATACTGTAATATTATAGCAGGAGCTTGTATGGCTTTAGGACTGAAATATGCTGGAACTGCAAACAAAAATGCATTTAgaactttatttaattatgctCAAATGTTTACAGCATTATCTCATAAAACAATTGCGGAGTTAGCAGGAAAATCTACTATAGAAACATGTTTAAATGTGATTTTACTTTCCACTGCTGTTGTCATGGCAGGAACAGGTGATTTAGAG atTATGAGAATATGTAGACACGTAAGAACAAGAGTAGGACCTACTAGTAGCGTTGTTACATATGGTTCTCATCTAGCAACACATATGGCTCTTGGTCTTCTTTTCCTTGGTGGTGGTAGATATACTCTTTCAAACAATCCTAGTGCTATAGCTGCTCTAgtgatttctctttttccaaaatttcCAACACATAGCAATGATAACAG ATATCATCTACAAGCTTTGCGACATTTATACGTTCTAGCTGTTGAACCACGTGTAATTTTACCAAGAGATATAGACAGTGGACAATACTGTTATGCTACAGTACAGTTGACATTTGTTGATGACAATGAAACTCAGGGACAAGAAATGGTTCTTCAAGCTCCATGTTTGTTACCACAATTAAGCAGTttacaaaaaatagaattaaaagacACCCGATACTGGGAAatcatatttgaaaaaaattacaattggCAACAATTTGAAGATATGTTGAAGAGAAGTGATTCTTTAAGCGTTAAACAAAGGGCTGGATGTTTATCATATATAGAAGATCctcat gGTTTCAGAAGTTTAATAGCACAAACTTTAACAACAGAAAAAACTTTTGCATGGACTATACGCCCAGAATATATAACATCATTTACAAACGATAAAACAGTATTAAATATAGTAAAGTATTTTATgcaagtatttaaaaaagaaaaaagaaattatgaagGAAATATGAAAGTCATTTTACATGGAAATACAAGTAAAACAAAACACGATTATTTCtctaaaaatttaaataatgtaactTCAACAATAAGCAGTAATTGGAATGAACAATCAGAACATTCTCAAGGAATGGAAATTACAGAAATGTCATctgcattaaaaaatattaattatgttccTGAAACAGAAGAAACTTGCTATGGAATAACAGAgtttgaacaaaattttttacaaacatTTGCAGTAATTGTTTACGAATgtgttattaaagataaagttGGACTTTTACCATCATGGGTAAGCATGGTTAAAAATATggaaattttagaaaaacaaCCGAATAGTTTTTCAATATGGCAAATAAAGCTTTTATCTTCACAAATGTTACATAAGTTATCTTTGAAAGAATCAAATCCACTTCTTAGTGCAGAGACTATACTTGCaattaaacaaaaagtatCACTTACTTTAGATGGATGGGAAAatg aattaatacctataataaaacattatttaacaACTGGAATCATTGAATGTGATTTAAAAACATTATCGAAAATGagtacatatttcattttttatgatGTACCTTATTatacagataataaaatattct tGAGACCATTTCAACAAGAAGAAATGTCTACAATATCAAGCATCACATTGTACAAGTTgtataaaatctttaaaaccAATTAA